The Lactuca sativa cultivar Salinas chromosome 2, Lsat_Salinas_v11, whole genome shotgun sequence genome includes the window TTGATCGATCATCCTTAGATACCTTTTTCACACGTCCATTGAAATATGTATTTCTCAGTTTTAGTTGCTAAGTAATCGACGACCCTTATGTAATTGCTTTCGGTAATCACGTAAAATAGCGACTTAAAGCATGAATACGCCTTTGGGCACTTTGATAGTTATCTTTGAAGAATAACCAAAGACCCGTAATTGACCCCTCTTGGATCCATAAAAAAACACGATTAGTCTTAAAAGGAGATTAATGTGTTgttgttttttgtctgcagatcttCTTGGACTCTTTTGTTTGCATCACGCAGACCACGCACAGACATTAGTCTTCACAGACTATTTGTTTTTTTCGAAGATTGTTGATCTAAAAATGTTTACGCGTCCTCTTCTTAGCACAGATTTGGACCAGAGTCTTATAACCTTTTCAGACACCTTCTTATTtaaaaaacacatatatctttgtttttattatttttaaaactttggtTTAATCCAATTTTAtctatgataaacaatttgaaaaaaaaaagttacaatattTCAATTAAAAAAGGTTTGATGACACAAACATAACCTTTGTgagaaatttataaataaatatttaattacaatAATGATCATTGGAACTGTTTATATAGATGTGAAAAATCATAATATCGTCTTATATTTTTTGTGTCAAATTTTATAAATCATTATTTAATGTAGTATCATCTATTTCTTGTGAAAAATATTTACGATCagcttttaattgatttaattgaaaaagtaaaataaaaattttcattttaaaatcgaaGTTTATTCCATCATTTTAATATGTTACATTTTTTTGATGCATAATTACAATGTTTAGGTATAACTTTGTCACTAATGCTTATtggttttttttatcaaatatatacgttaattcgtagtattttattttcaatttttatataataatacataAAGTTTGATCtagatttggtaattatctataaTAAAGTCGGAAAAAGTATTGAAAAACAtttttaagtttaaaaaaaattagtttcttttgaattttagttttttttaacagTCTGCAAACATTAAAAAAGTCTTTTTATTTCAGACTACATATGGTTGCTCTAATCTCTTCTAATgcaaatattttgtttttaaaaaaacaaacacctaAAGAACAAACAAAAGGCTGTAAAAAATTAGTCCAACAATAACCTAGGGGTGTAaatgagccgagccgagcccgagcctgaccaagctcgagctcggctcgtttaatttgaggaagctcgagctcgagctcgagctcgattcgagccttaaaatgaagctcgagctcggctcatgaAAAATTTAGTGGGCTTGCGAGCCTAATCAAGCCTAAACGAGcctctatgtatatatatatatatatatatatatatatatatatatatatatatatatatatatatatagaggctcgtttaagctcgtttaggctcgcgagccccaTTATTTGAAGcttggctcgagctcgtttaGTAAACGAGCCTCATATCTAGGCTCGAGTTCGGAtcgggctcgtttaattcgatctcgagtcgagcttttaacgagtcgatcccaaatagctcacgagtagctcggctcacttcCACCCCTACTGAATAACCTGACATGAACCTTAGGAATTTGAACGATGGACCCATATTTGAGGGCTTTGAATATAGCAGAAAGCACATGACTTGGTCCAGTTGAGGCCTGGCCATGTCAAcatttgttgaaaaaaaatagaaaacattgCCAGGCAAATCAAGTTGGGTAGTTATGAGTAAattttaaagaaaggttttgaaaaaaaaaattcgtgATGAAAGAAAATTAGATAAAAAgttatttatatttttgaaaaatctatGGATAAACAACTTTTGACTTAAACTCAtacatttttgttttttaaattatgATTCTACCACTTATTGTTTTCATGATACCATTGGAAGTTCGTGATTTTGTTGAATCAATTTTGGGACAAGTTTGAGTCCTTATTTTCCTATATGTATATTTTAGGGTTCTTTTAGAGATTAGCATGTAATGAGTGTATTCTTATTATTTGTTGAAAATAAGATTATGTCGTATGGATCAAGagtttatttttatcattttatgtttaattatattttttatctTCCCGATTTATTCTGATTATTTTCTTTAGGACAATAAAATATTTAAGCTTGAGATATTTTGTTAAGTTGCATTTCATGTATATTTTACCATGTTTTATTTAACATTTAACATAATTTAATGTATATAATAATAAACATTATGCATTGAATGACATCTTTGAATTGCACattatttatgtgatatggtttaGCGGCGGATGCATAAATTTTGTTCGTAGAGGGCACTAATGATAATCGTGTTGGATCAAAATAGTCAAAATGACCTCAAAAATAAACTTGTGTGGAGGCTCCATGAAGCTTAGGGCGTGTTCGGCAAAACTAGCTAGTAGAGGGTAACGGGTAACttgtagcttgtagcgttttgttaaacgctacatgaagtaacatttggatttgaagcgttttgattaaactaaacgctagaagtTTGTAGTGTCAAACGAGATTTTTTGTTTTAAACGGAGagttttgtcaaacgctagaaaCTCTCAAACTCTTCGTGCCGAACACGCCCTTAATATAGTCTAACATGTGGTCTAGCGAATCCAAAATTAAAACTCACATAATTTCAAAACAAACCCAATATTGGAAtgctttttatttattatatttcatTTAGAAATTGCAATCATACAATAAAACccactttttattgttttatcttAATTGTTTTATCCGTATTTTTGTCTAAATATTTTAATATCTTGTTACCTCTTATTCCCTATGTGCTCCCTTTCATTTTATAGTATTAGTATGTGTACATCTATTGTATCGGTTTTATCAACCCTGAGAATCacgattacaaaattaattaaactttcataataaacgctcaaaattattaatcaattattttaaataagttattaagagatatttttttggttatataaaattgtaatcgttgatttaaataataaatgaaactatatcatcttataatttgtattaattatatcttaatttttattgtaatgttattaatttaatgtaattaaaatgcgtaaatttaaaatttgaactttgaaatgaaaaatcaataggttgacaagtgacatgTCATTAATTAAGAAACTTAATAGGATGACATatggaaaaaagaaaaataaaactattttttattaGAATATGGAGATTATTTGTTGCTCTAGCTAAACTCCACACCTACTGGTATAAACACGGTCTTATAATACAAATACTTGAATGAATAATGCAATCTGTTGAATGTCTTCGACACCTTTTAATTGTAGTTCAAACTTGATGAATTGAAAATAGAGCACCTCATAAGGTCATGTTAAAGCTCAATTTTATgtttgttgaattttgggtttttgaTTTAGAAAATATGTCATATTTAATATGCATTTGTAAAACATGATGAAGTAATTTCTTTGACTAAATTAAAGGTGGAAGGGATGAATGAGATTGTTGGGAAACCAAAAACAACTATTAAGCCAGACAAAAAATATTGCAAAACAAGGAAATATAACTAGTTTTGGTCAAGTGGAAACATAATGTTGGACTAAATTGTACGACATACACAAAAGACAAaatgaagaatatatatatacacatttagTCGATTATGAAGAGATTATGAGGTTAACATCTTTTTAAGGAAGGGTGGGTTATAACATACTCAACTTTTGTTATAAGGCTTACTTGACTTGTATTATGTGCTTAAAATGTAAGAAAGCCCTGAAAGATTCCAAGTACATAACAAGAAGGGAAAATGATTCTAGAGAGTAACTAACTGttgagtttgttctcatttggtcattttttttctgtaatataccatcgaacttgttattTGTGTttaccataacccttttgactgGCTATCATAGGttaaagggttatggtgaacacaaataacaagttcgatggtatattaggtacaaaaaaaatgaaatggaccgaatgagaacaaactcaacagttggttaccgTACATAGTCATTTTCCGTTTACTCATTTAGAAAAAATCTCACGTCATCTCCTGcttatattaatgactttatgagattcattattGTTTCTATTCAAAACATAACCCACGATaaaacattattcatacatgtacaactttgtaatacacctgaatatttattaggggaatctttaTTAAGCAGATGCATttcatgattacatttacatttccaatcaaatgatttatcgtatcatggattatggacaagtctacaaacgagtggaatcataaGGGCTGTGATTTTTGAgcttacttagctttaagattgAATTCATGGGAtcagatacaacatcaatatatACAAGATCATACAACTTTTGCaaacacatcaccataatataccTTGAGGTAAACATTTATGCTGATAAAGATACCTCTCATACACAGTCATATCCTTTTTGCATATCCTTTTGCAGAGTGTTGTTGACAGCTAACCACAGTAAACATAACATAGACAATGTTTTGACGAAGCTACCCTTCCGAAACGTTCTTCATGTACATTATGACCTAAGAAGGTTGCAGTCTTTGATACTTTTGCAGctttaatttcatttaactttttGGGGAAAATGACTCAAGAGAGTAACCAATTGTTGAGTTTGTTCTCCTTTGGTCCCtttgcttttttttttgtacCCAATATATCATCGAGCttattgtttgtgttcaccataacctttTGACCGGTTATCACAGGTGATAGTCGGTCAAAAGGGTTATAATGAACACAAACAACAGTATattggataaaaaaaaaaaaggaaatagaCCAAATAAGAATAaactcaacagttggttaccctccgaGTCATTTTCCCTAACAAGAATGTTGATCATTGTAAAATCCATAAAACACGAAATACAAGTGGAATCCTGATAGATGTTATCCTGTCATTCATGACGACGTAACAACTTTTATAATATACTTAGTAGAACTTGTATTAGGTATACGTAGTGCAACTTGTACTATATTGTTAAGGCATGAATAAAAGAAGAGTGGGTAGATGTTGTATTTTATTAGGGTGGTGCGAAAATTTCATCTTAAATAACTTTATGATCAAACCTGgactttttgggaacaaattgggCTTAATTGTGTTAACTATTTAACGTACATAGTAATATagcatatatttttatatatttactgTACGAAGTTGGTAAGACATGAATGAAAAAAGGATACCTACTTTTCTTTTGTGCCTTTATAATGATCTTTGAGCCTTTGACTCACTTTAATTAGCAGTCCAACAACATTGCTTCCACTTGAGTAACaagtacaaaaaaatatatatataagaaaaaataaaataaaagcctGTTAAAGTTTTTGTGTTAAATAACTTTATGAtcaaatttgggctttttgggaacaaattgggCTTAACTGTGTTTAATCATTTAATGTAGTCAgcctttttaaaaaaatatatcgtTAAATGACCAATGCAGCCCTACATATTCCCTCGTACATACAAACAAAATACAGGTTTTGAAAAGCTTGCGTTCTTCTGTGGTTGAGAGTTGAGAATCTAAAAAAATGGATATTCGAGCGATGAGCATTGGGAGCCTCACGTCATCGTGGAGAAATCAAAAACCTCCGAAGCCCTGTTACTGTTCCAGCCGAGATCCTCCTCCTCGGAGGCCACCGTCTCCTCAAAATGGCGACGATCGGAACAACAACGGCAAAGGTATTAGAATTCGGAGCTATTTGTGTACGTTTATGATTCGTCGCTGTTAATTTGTGTATTGCTTGTGGTTACATGATCATGATTTGATTATTCTGTTCTCGGAGGTCATAAGATCTTACTTGGATTAGGGGAGCTGATTGCTGTGAGTGAAATGAAATTGTAGAGATATACCTAACAGAAtcagtttataagtccaaaatcaCTAAGAAATCATTGATTAATCTAGTAATTGGAGCGTTAGGAAGCGATGCTTCATGATTGTGCCAATGGTCTTGAACTCTTGATACTGTTTTTGCACATCATGTACAGACAAATCATCAACAGATTGGGATAAGGCATGGTCAAGTTTCAAAAAGCAAGGGAAAAAGAGCTTGTTTTCACAGTTTACCCCAAATAAGTATGTAAGCTGGAACCCTAGGCGATCCAACTACCCATTGTCTGAGGAAGTAGATCCCATTAAGAGGGCAGAAAGATCAAATTTAAGTCTATGGACTAGTCCAGGTTTCACCCTTGGGGGTGCAATTGTCATTGTAACCGTTCTTCTTGTGTACACCATTCTTTTTCCCGTCAAGTAGTTAAATACATACTCTAAGCATTCAGCCTTCCAGTTTCATAGGAGAGAGGTCTGATGGCTGATGCTGTACATAACTCATGTCTATTCTCATGGAGATTACTCTGGTGGAATGTCTAAAGTTGAAAGTTCATgaaatatgtatatgtaatgatcGATTTCCGCTCTTTCAGAAGTCATTTGAATGTATTTAGTAtttacactatatatatatatatatatatatatatatatatatatatatatatatatatatatatatatatatatatatatatatatatatatatatatataaaacctaCGAGAGTAACCAACTTTTGCAATTGTGCACATATATGTGGCGGGTTGACATGGACTGTTCAGATGATGTGGTTTATCATTTATGTTTAACTACTCTTCTCAAAAAGTTCTATAAAAACAAATATCATTCTCATCTAATGTGTATGTGTGTTATGAAcaaaatctataaaaaaatagCAAGCAAAAGACTGAAAGAGTATGAAATCAATAATGAAAGAAGTCTATTCAAACTCTAACTATCTTGATCAACGACCCTTGTATGTTTTGGATATCACAATTAATAAGACCATCTCAAACTCATTCTCATTTCCCCCCAAAAGTGGAGTAAAAAATAGGATAAATAGCGTTTAATCTCCAACCCTATTTCATTTTTTACCCTATTTTCACCCCAAAAAGAATACTTCAAGTATATTTAATTATTCCAAATTACATAGGTTGTCAAAAACACCCATTCTActaatttggttttaacaaaaatataatctatattttttcattacaataatattaaataaataagattatatttataacaTATTTATAAGCTTTTGTAAAATACATTAtcgttttttaaaatttcaatatgcATTTAACTTTTTATAAGAATTTGATGAACAAAAcacaaactttatatttataattagttaatataat containing:
- the LOC111916412 gene encoding uncharacterized protein LOC111916412 gives rise to the protein MDIRAMSIGSLTSSWRNQKPPKPCYCSSRDPPPRRPPSPQNGDDRNNNGKDKSSTDWDKAWSSFKKQGKKSLFSQFTPNKYVSWNPRRSNYPLSEEVDPIKRAERSNLSLWTSPGFTLGGAIVIVTVLLVYTILFPVK